A genomic region of Paroedura picta isolate Pp20150507F chromosome 4, Ppicta_v3.0, whole genome shotgun sequence contains the following coding sequences:
- the LOC143836877 gene encoding retinol dehydrogenase 10-like → MAVLVDFVVLTVKIFGWIIQSLLQWMMKPPEKRVANEICLITGAGSAMGLGRLLALEFAQRRATLVLWDVDSEGNENTAREVRELGARAYAYTCDVSQRGEVYAAAEKVRRDIGDVTILVNNASMVAGKPILQCPDELLEGTMRTNCHAHFWTVKAFLPQMIKKGHGHIVTIAGSLGLFATGCMEGYCASKFAVVGFHEALSHELKAKGADGVKTTLVCPYFGDTVGCFGSRQELEAVISPINPSCCVKSVIQGILRNQHMICFPRVMYFAMISKNFLPRDVQVLVQKFLGLDKYIPQKEANCATGT, encoded by the exons ATGGCCGTACTTGTAGACTTTGTTGTGCTCACAGTGAAGATATTTGGATGGATCATCCAGTCTCTGCTTCAGTGGATGATGAAACCCCCGGAGAAAAGAGTCGCAAATGAAATCTGCCTGATAACAGGAGCGGGCAGTGCAATGGGCTTGGGCCGCCTCTTGGCGCTGGAATTTGCCCAAAGGAGAGCCACCCTAGTCTTGTGGGACGTTGACTCAGAAGGTAATGAAAACACAGCGAGGGAAGTGCGTGAGCTGGGAGCCAGGGCTTATGCTTACACTTGTGACGTGAGCCAACGGGGAGAGGTCTACGCTGCTGCTGAGAAGGTGAGGAGAGACATTGGAGATGTCACCATCTTGGTCAATAACGCCAGCATGGTAGCTGGGAAGCCCATCTTGCAGTGTCCTGATGAACTTCTGGAGGGGACCATGAGGACTAACTGTCACGCTCATTTTTGG ACTGTCAAGGCTTTCCTTCCACAAATGATCAAGAAGGGACACGGCCATATTGTCACTATAGCTGGATCACTGGGGCTCTTTGCAACCGGTTGCATGGAG GGCTATTGTGCAAGCAAGTTTGCAGTGGTCGGGTTCCATGAAGCGCTGAGCCACGAGCTGAAGGCAAAAGGAGCCGACGGAGTGAAGACAACTCTCGTGTGTCCTTATTTTGGTGACACTGTTGGATGCTTTGGAAGCAG GCAAGAACTGGAAGCCGTGATTTCTCCCATAAATCCAAGCTGCTGTGTGAAGTCTGTGATCCAGGGCATTCTTCGCAATCAGCACATGATCTGTTTCCCCAGAGTGATGTACTTTGCAATGATATCTAAAAA CTTCCTGCCTCGAGATGTCCAAGTTCTTGTTCAAAAATTCCTGGGATTGGATAAGTACATTCCTCAAAAAGAAGCAAATTGTGCCACAGGAACATGA